The proteins below come from a single Thunnus thynnus chromosome 10, fThuThy2.1, whole genome shotgun sequence genomic window:
- the lin28aa gene encoding protein lin-28 homolog A — MGSVSNQEFPGVCKTEEDEGPSTEEDSQSFHGLGVCKWFNVRMGFGFLSMTNREGVPLDEPVDVFVHQSKLHMEGFRSLKEGEAVEFTFKKSSKGLESQRVTGPGGIHCVGSERRPKGKKVQKRRSKGDRCYNCGGLDHHAKECKLPPQPKKCHFCQSIDHMVANCPIKAQQSSPGSQGKPSSLKGDEEEHSHSALPPETSD; from the exons ATGGGCTCCGTTTCTAACCAGGAATTCCCAG GAGTGTGTAAGACCGAGGAAGATGAAGGACCGAGTACCGAGGAAGATTCACAGTCTTTCCACGGACTCGGCGTGTGCAAATGGTTCAACGTCCGCATGGGCTTCGGGTTCCTGTCCATGACCAACCGAGAGGGAGTGCCACTGGACGAGCCGGTTGATGTATTTGTCCATCAG AGCAAGTTGCACATGGAAGGCTTCCGCAGCTTGAAGGAAGGCGAAGCAGTGGAGTTTACCTTCAAAAAGTCATCGAAGGGCCTGGAGTCGCAGCGAGTTACAGGACCAGGTGGCATCCACTGTGTGGGCAGCGAGCGGAGACCCAAAGGCAAGAAGGTCCAGAAGCGACGCTCGAAAGGTGATAG GTGCTACAACTGTGGAGGCCTGGACCACCACGCCAAAGAGTGCAAGTTACCACCCCAGCCCAAGAAGTGCCATTTCTGCCAGAGCATCGACCACATGGTTGCCAACTGCCCAATCAAAGCACAACAGTCCTCACCGGGTTCTCAGGGAAAACCATCGTCCTTGAAAGGGGACGAGGAGGAGCACAGCCACTCAGCACTGCCTCCCGAGACCTCTGATTAA